One window of Ailuropoda melanoleuca isolate Jingjing chromosome 3, ASM200744v2, whole genome shotgun sequence genomic DNA carries:
- the LEAP2 gene encoding liver-expressed antimicrobial peptide 2, which produces MWHLKLFAALMICLLLLNQVDGSPVPELSSTRRLRRMTPFWRGVSLRPIGSSCRDDSECITRLCRKRRCSLSVAQE; this is translated from the exons ATGTGGCACCTCAAACTCTTTGCAGCGCTCATGATCTGCTTGCTGCTGTTGAACCAG GTAGATGGCTCCCCCGTACCGGAACTGAGTTCAACAAGAAGGCTACGGAGGATGACCCCATTTTGGAGAGGGGTCTCCCTCAGGCCCATTGGATCCTCTTGCCGGGACGATTCGGAATGTATCACGAGGCTGTGCAG aaaaagaCGCTGTTCCCTAAGTGTGGCCCAGGAATGA
- the GDF9 gene encoding growth/differentiation factor 9 isoform X1: protein MELLSNFFLWFFCFSWLCFPISLGTQASRGETQIAAGAELEPEAEPWSLLQPLDGRDRPGFLSPFFKVLYDGRGGTRRLQPDSRALRYMKRLYKAYATKEGIPKSNRSPLYNTVRLFTSCAQHKQAPADPATGSAPSVDLLFNLDHVTAVENLLKSVLLYTFSNSIFFPSAAQCVCTLVIKQPEFSSRTPQRAPSSYTFNTEFEFKKKYKWFEVDVTTPLRPLMASHKRSIHMSVNFTCMRDRRQDPPAQDRPFNVTLPVPPSLLLYLNDTSAQAYHRWYSPHNQRRPSLSADHNRGPSACPKGEGSAEGVRASRHRRGQETVSLALNKPLVPASLNLSEYFKQFLFPQHECELHDYRLSFSQLKWDNWIVAPHRYNPRYCKGNCPRAVGHRYGSPVHTMVQNIIHEKLDSSVPRPSCVPAKYSPLSVLTIELDGSIAYKEYEDMIATKCTCR from the exons ATGGAGCTTCTCAGCAACttcttcctttggtttttctgcttttcctggcTGTGTTTTCCTATTAGCCTTGGAACTCAGGCTTCTAGAGGAGAAACTCAGATTGCAGCTGGTGCTGAGCTGGAACCTGAGGCTGAGCCTTGGTCCCTGCTGCAGCCTCTAGATGGAAGAGACAGACCtggcttcctttctccttttttcaagGTTCTGTATGATGGGCGAGGTGGTACCCGTAGGCTGCAGCCAGACTCCAGAGCTTTGCGGTACATGAAGAGGCTCTATAAGGCATATGCTACCAAGGAGGGGATCCCTAAATCCAACAGAAGTCCTCTCTACAACACTGTTCGGCTCTTCACATCCTGTGCCCAGCACAAGCAGGCTCCTGCGGACCCGGCAACAG GATCCGCTCCATCAGTGGACCTGCTGTTTAACCTGGACCATGTTACTGCCGTTGAAAACTTACTGAAGTCAGTCTTGCTCTACACTTTCAgcaactccattttttttccctctgctgctcaatGTGTATGCACCCTGGTGATCAAACAGCCAGAGTTTTCTAGCAGGACTCCCCAGAGAGCTCCGTCCTCATATACCTTTAACACAgagtttgaatttaaaaagaaatacaaatggtttGAGGTTGATGTGACCACTCCTCTTCGGCCGCTAATGGCCTCCCACAAGAGAAGTATTCACATGTCTGTAAACTTCACCTGCATGAGAGACCGGCGGCAGGATCCCCCAGCGCAGGACAGGCCATTTAACGTGACTCTTCCGGTGCCCCCCTCACTGCTTTTGTATCTGAATGACACAAGCGCTCAGGCTTATCACAGGTGGTATTCCCCTCACAATCAACGGAGGCCTTCACTGAGCGCTGACCACAACAGAGGTCCGTCTGCCTGCCCCAAGGGAGAAGGGTCGGCTGAGGGTGTAAGAGCTTCCCGTCACCGGAGGGGTCAGGAAACCGTCAGCTTGGCATTGAACAAGCCACTGGTTCCAGCTTCTTTGAACCTGAGTGAATACTTCAAACAGTTTCTTTTTCCCCAACACGAGTGCGAGCTACATGACTATAGGCTTAGCTTCAGCCAGCTCAAGTGGGACAACTGGATCGTGGCGCCGCACAGATACAACCCTCGATACTGTAAAGGCAACTGTCCCAGGGCAGTTGGACATCGGTATGGCTCCCCAGTTCACACCATGGTGCAGAACATCATCCATGAGAAGCTCGACTCCTCAGTGCCCAGACCATCGTGTGTACCCGCTAAATATAGCCCTCTCAGTGTGTTGACCATTGAGCTGGATGGCTCAATCGCTTACAAAGAATATGAAGACATGATCGCCACTAAGTGCACCTGTCGTTAA
- the GDF9 gene encoding growth/differentiation factor 9 isoform X2: protein MKRLYKAYATKEGIPKSNRSPLYNTVRLFTSCAQHKQAPADPATGSAPSVDLLFNLDHVTAVENLLKSVLLYTFSNSIFFPSAAQCVCTLVIKQPEFSSRTPQRAPSSYTFNTEFEFKKKYKWFEVDVTTPLRPLMASHKRSIHMSVNFTCMRDRRQDPPAQDRPFNVTLPVPPSLLLYLNDTSAQAYHRWYSPHNQRRPSLSADHNRGPSACPKGEGSAEGVRASRHRRGQETVSLALNKPLVPASLNLSEYFKQFLFPQHECELHDYRLSFSQLKWDNWIVAPHRYNPRYCKGNCPRAVGHRYGSPVHTMVQNIIHEKLDSSVPRPSCVPAKYSPLSVLTIELDGSIAYKEYEDMIATKCTCR, encoded by the exons ATGAAGAGGCTCTATAAGGCATATGCTACCAAGGAGGGGATCCCTAAATCCAACAGAAGTCCTCTCTACAACACTGTTCGGCTCTTCACATCCTGTGCCCAGCACAAGCAGGCTCCTGCGGACCCGGCAACAG GATCCGCTCCATCAGTGGACCTGCTGTTTAACCTGGACCATGTTACTGCCGTTGAAAACTTACTGAAGTCAGTCTTGCTCTACACTTTCAgcaactccattttttttccctctgctgctcaatGTGTATGCACCCTGGTGATCAAACAGCCAGAGTTTTCTAGCAGGACTCCCCAGAGAGCTCCGTCCTCATATACCTTTAACACAgagtttgaatttaaaaagaaatacaaatggtttGAGGTTGATGTGACCACTCCTCTTCGGCCGCTAATGGCCTCCCACAAGAGAAGTATTCACATGTCTGTAAACTTCACCTGCATGAGAGACCGGCGGCAGGATCCCCCAGCGCAGGACAGGCCATTTAACGTGACTCTTCCGGTGCCCCCCTCACTGCTTTTGTATCTGAATGACACAAGCGCTCAGGCTTATCACAGGTGGTATTCCCCTCACAATCAACGGAGGCCTTCACTGAGCGCTGACCACAACAGAGGTCCGTCTGCCTGCCCCAAGGGAGAAGGGTCGGCTGAGGGTGTAAGAGCTTCCCGTCACCGGAGGGGTCAGGAAACCGTCAGCTTGGCATTGAACAAGCCACTGGTTCCAGCTTCTTTGAACCTGAGTGAATACTTCAAACAGTTTCTTTTTCCCCAACACGAGTGCGAGCTACATGACTATAGGCTTAGCTTCAGCCAGCTCAAGTGGGACAACTGGATCGTGGCGCCGCACAGATACAACCCTCGATACTGTAAAGGCAACTGTCCCAGGGCAGTTGGACATCGGTATGGCTCCCCAGTTCACACCATGGTGCAGAACATCATCCATGAGAAGCTCGACTCCTCAGTGCCCAGACCATCGTGTGTACCCGCTAAATATAGCCCTCTCAGTGTGTTGACCATTGAGCTGGATGGCTCAATCGCTTACAAAGAATATGAAGACATGATCGCCACTAAGTGCACCTGTCGTTAA
- the UQCRQ gene encoding cytochrome b-c1 complex subunit 8, which produces MGREFGNLTRMRHVITYSLSPFEQRAFPHYFSKGIPNVLRRMRACVLRVVPPFVAFYLVYTWGTQEFENSKRKNPAAYENDK; this is translated from the exons ATGGGCCGCGAGTTTGGGAATCTGACCCGGATGCGGCATGTGATCACCTACAGCTTGTCGCCCTTCGAGCAGCGCGCCTTCCCGCACTACTTCAGCAAGGGCATCCCCAACGTGCTGCGCCGCATGCGGGCGTGCGTCCTTCGCGTCGTGCCCC cttttgtagCCTTTTATCTTGTCTACACATGGGGAACCCAGGAATTTGAGAACTCCAAGAGGAAGAATCCAGCTGCCTATGAAAATGACAAATGA